A portion of the Oncorhynchus gorbuscha isolate QuinsamMale2020 ecotype Even-year linkage group LG19, OgorEven_v1.0, whole genome shotgun sequence genome contains these proteins:
- the LOC124005544 gene encoding GSK-3-binding protein-like translates to MPCRKENYILLEQSVTVDSKEVDALVTKIGEALQLHNNSANQKTMSCLHGLNGNCSSSNIKQANNNNNGVALQKRTGCCIRLRNRRQRSNRTSPYSFPGSSNREWDNFKPWNRKRISAAVEDDPHQLLQELILSGNLIKEAVRRLQFSTTECGDLSDNLQC, encoded by the coding sequence atgccTTGTCGAAAGGAGAACTACATCCTCTTGGAGCAGTCTGTTACCGTCGATTCAAAAGAAGTGGACGCTTTGGTCACGAAAATCGGTGAGGCGCTGCAGCTTCACAACAATAGTGCCAATCAGAAGACGATGTCGTGTCTCCACGGTCTCAACGGCAACTGCAGCAGTAGCAACATCAAACaagctaacaacaacaacaatggtGTGGCCCTGCAAAAACGTACCGGGTGCTGCATACGGCTTCGAAACCGGAGGCAACGTAGTAACAGAACTAGTCCGTACAGCTTCCCTGGCTCAAGTAACCGGGAGTGGGACAATTTCAAACCTTGGAACCGAAAGAGGATCAGCGCAGCTGTCGAGGACGACCCACATCAGTTACTTCAGGAATTAATATTGTCTGGAAATCTAATCAAAGAAGCGGTCAGGCGGCTGCAGTTCTCAACGACGGAGTGTGGAGATCTTTCGGACAATCTGCAGTGCTGA